Part of the Bacillota bacterium genome, GTGGTGTACTTCTTGAGGTCTGCGAGGGAAGCGTCCGGAGGGAAAGTCTGACGGGAGGCCGAGATCCTCACGCAACCGCACGTCGTGACCGCCTTGATTATGGCACGGTTCACCCGCGCGGATGCCTCGTCGAACTTGGAGATGCAGTCGAGAATGCTTCTGTGCCTGATCAGGTATTCCGAGACCGCTTCCTGGAAGGATGGCACATCGACGTGCTCCACGCGTGTCACCTCACCTCGTGGAATGTCACAAAAGGCGCCGCGGCCTGGCAGC contains:
- a CDS encoding DUF1573 domain-containing protein, whose protein sequence is MEHVDVPSFQEAVSEYLIRHRSILDCISKFDEASARVNRAIIKAVTTCGCVRISASRQTFPPDASLADLKKYTTSHLDGSLCPECREVVESEFGRALFYIAALCDLLSLDMEQIMEIERRRLSTLGIFSLT